AGGCGCGGATCTCGGGGCTGTCCGGCGGGGCGTTGAAGTCGCCCATGACCACGCTGTAACGCTTTTGCTTGACCAGCTCGGCGATGTATTCGAGCTGACGGTGGCGCACGTTGCGGCTCAGCGAGAGGTGCACCTGGATGATCTGCAGGCTCATCAGCTCGTTGCCCAGGCTGATCTCCAGCGCGCCGCGCCCCGGCACGCGGGTGGGCAGGCGGTGCTCGGTGGCGCTGAGCGCGGGGTAGCGGGTGAGCACGGCCTGGCTGTGCTGCGCCAGGGCGCCCAGGCGGCGGTTGATGCGGGTGTACCAGTAGTCCAGCCCGGAGTTTCTGGCCAGCAGCTCGGCCTGGTCGACGTACAGGCTGCGCAGGCTGCCAGCGTCCAGCTCCTGCAGGCCGACGATGTCGAAGCTTTTGATGAAGCGGGCGATGCGCTCCAGGTTGCGCTCGCGCTGCACCGAGGGCAGCAGGTGCTTCCAGCTGTGGGTGAGGTAGTGGCGGTAGCGCGAGGTGTTGATGCCGACCTGGATGTTGTAGGTCAGCAGGCGCAGATGTCCGGGGGCCGCGGGGGTGTCCAGCGGTTGGTCATCGATGGAGCGCAGATCGGTCATTGCGTTACGACTTCGCCAATCCTTTCGGTCAGACGCACAGGTATTCGAGGGTTTAAACGGGTCAGCGTTCCGCGCTGCGTGACGAGCGCCCTGCCCGATGCGGCGGCGTGGTACGAGCCGCCTCTCCCCGGCGTCCAGCATACCCGCCAATAGCCCTTTGATGCCAGTGGGTTAAAGCTGTAACCCCACCCCCCCTTTGATATGATGAAATCCACGATTCTGCGTGGTAACGACACCGTGGCAACACAACCTTCGGCCAAACCGGCCTCCGGCGTTGAACGCCCCACCGCTTCCGAGCGCAGCCTCGACCAGTTCATCGGCCCCGCCCTGCGCAAGCAGCGCCTGGCCCAGGGGCTGACCC
The sequence above is drawn from the Gammaproteobacteria bacterium genome and encodes:
- a CDS encoding endonuclease/exonuclease/phosphatase family protein produces the protein MTDLRSIDDQPLDTPAAPGHLRLLTYNIQVGINTSRYRHYLTHSWKHLLPSVQRERNLERIARFIKSFDIVGLQELDAGSLRSLYVDQAELLARNSGLDYWYTRINRRLGALAQHSQAVLTRYPALSATEHRLPTRVPGRGALEISLGNELMSLQIIQVHLSLSRNVRHRQLEYIAELVKQKRYSVVMGDFNAPPDSPEIRAFQQATGLVAPEAEDRHTYPSWRPVHRLDHILFSPELQVLESHVYTLNYSDHLPVGVDLILPPDLCQAICGEAPQLQQQA